Proteins co-encoded in one Acinetobacter lwoffii genomic window:
- a CDS encoding acyl-CoA dehydrogenase — protein MLFIFAVLLLLLSLWAVFYFHLSRSAGAIALIVMSVVCAFISPWSLILGIPLILISLVVMIDPLRMSFISKPAYKALANAMPSISPTEREALDSGTSWWEKELFMGAPNWETFNSYPYPKLSLEEQAFLDNEVETLCSMLDEWEIHEQKALPDHVWQYIKEHGFLGLIIPKEYGGRAFSSFAQSRVMSKIASRSLTTAVSCMVPNSLGPGELLLHYGTEEQKDRYLPGLARGEEIPCFGLTSPEAGSDAGAIPDTGVVCYGQFEGQEVLGLRMNFSKRWITLAPIATVVGLAFKMYDPDHLLGEQTEYGITCALLPASHEGVIVGPRHNPGPPFMNGTVEGKDVFIPLDWIIGGVKNAGKGWRMLMECLAVGRGISLPALSTSTSEMTYLNVGAFSRIRQQFKISVGKFEGVQEANSEIASDTYMLEAFRYLVTCGLNQGGKPAVMTAIAKYYATEGMRKVVNHGMDVVGGRAIQMGPRNFLAPYYQAIPVSITVEGANILSRSLMIFGQGSIRCHPYLYEELQLLQAEDSAAALNPFDNLLFKHLGYTFNRTARSFAYAFTGGSSAAPQSAVDFTQPYYKIINRLSANFALTADMCLGLLAGDIKRKEMLSGRLADIHAHLFIASSILKYFEHSKKTEDERLHAQLAVEKSLYTAQEAFFDLFANFPSGAAAGMVKLLCFPFGRPVQKPSDQLKQQVANSMMENNAFRQSLKKHVYYNINENDVTGRMESTFNLLLEIEKLWDCFKKAENKGQFKGLSFAEHVADAQLQGFINDQEAEKLLHYNARRYDSMLTDVFDLHLNEVLELENPYLIKEDATGTDTSVQTDPSHSVSP, from the coding sequence ATGCTATTTATATTTGCTGTACTACTGCTATTACTTAGTTTATGGGCGGTTTTCTATTTTCATCTCTCCCGTAGCGCGGGTGCAATTGCACTAATTGTCATGTCAGTAGTCTGTGCCTTTATTAGCCCATGGTCACTTATTCTCGGCATTCCGCTGATCCTGATTAGCCTTGTGGTGATGATCGACCCTTTACGTATGTCGTTCATTTCTAAACCGGCCTATAAAGCACTGGCCAATGCCATGCCGAGTATCAGCCCGACAGAACGTGAAGCACTGGACTCCGGAACCAGCTGGTGGGAAAAAGAACTGTTTATGGGTGCACCGAACTGGGAAACCTTTAACAGTTATCCCTATCCCAAATTATCGCTAGAAGAACAAGCTTTTCTGGACAATGAGGTTGAGACCTTGTGCAGCATGCTGGATGAATGGGAAATCCATGAGCAGAAAGCGCTGCCTGATCATGTCTGGCAATATATTAAGGAACATGGTTTCTTAGGCCTGATTATTCCCAAAGAATACGGCGGTCGTGCCTTTAGCTCCTTTGCCCAAAGTCGGGTGATGAGCAAGATTGCTTCGCGATCTCTGACCACAGCCGTGAGTTGTATGGTACCGAACTCACTCGGACCAGGCGAGCTGTTACTGCATTATGGTACCGAAGAACAGAAAGACCGTTATCTGCCGGGTCTGGCGCGAGGCGAAGAAATTCCCTGTTTCGGTTTGACCAGTCCGGAGGCCGGTTCCGATGCTGGTGCGATTCCTGATACCGGTGTAGTCTGCTATGGCCAGTTTGAAGGTCAGGAAGTACTCGGTCTGAGAATGAATTTTTCCAAACGCTGGATTACTTTGGCACCAATTGCGACAGTGGTGGGTCTGGCCTTTAAAATGTATGATCCGGATCATCTTTTGGGTGAACAGACTGAATATGGCATTACCTGTGCCCTGCTTCCTGCCAGTCATGAAGGCGTAATAGTGGGACCACGGCATAACCCGGGACCGCCATTCATGAATGGAACAGTGGAAGGTAAAGATGTCTTTATTCCACTGGACTGGATTATTGGTGGCGTAAAAAATGCCGGTAAAGGATGGCGCATGCTGATGGAATGTTTGGCAGTCGGTCGTGGCATTTCCCTACCAGCGCTGTCTACTTCTACTTCAGAAATGACTTATTTAAATGTGGGTGCTTTCTCTCGTATTCGTCAGCAATTCAAGATTTCAGTTGGTAAGTTTGAGGGTGTTCAGGAAGCCAATAGTGAAATCGCCAGTGACACCTATATGCTGGAAGCCTTCCGTTATCTGGTCACCTGTGGTCTGAATCAGGGTGGCAAGCCTGCCGTAATGACGGCGATTGCCAAATACTATGCAACTGAAGGCATGCGTAAAGTGGTCAATCACGGCATGGATGTGGTCGGTGGTCGTGCCATTCAGATGGGGCCGCGTAACTTTCTGGCACCTTACTATCAGGCAATTCCAGTCTCCATTACCGTCGAAGGCGCCAATATTCTCAGTCGTTCCTTGATGATTTTTGGACAGGGTTCAATACGCTGCCATCCTTATCTATATGAAGAATTACAGCTCTTACAGGCAGAAGACTCGGCAGCGGCTCTAAATCCTTTTGATAACTTGCTGTTTAAGCATTTGGGTTACACCTTTAACCGGACTGCTCGCTCCTTTGCCTATGCCTTTACAGGTGGCTCAAGTGCTGCGCCGCAAAGTGCGGTTGATTTCACCCAGCCTTATTATAAGATCATTAATCGGCTGAGTGCCAACTTTGCTTTAACTGCGGATATGTGCCTAGGTTTACTCGCAGGGGATATCAAACGTAAGGAAATGCTTTCGGGTCGTCTGGCCGATATTCATGCACATCTGTTTATTGCTTCCTCAATTCTGAAATATTTTGAGCATAGCAAAAAGACTGAAGATGAGCGTTTACATGCACAGCTTGCGGTAGAAAAGTCTCTGTATACAGCGCAAGAAGCATTTTTTGACCTGTTTGCCAACTTTCCATCAGGTGCAGCAGCAGGCATGGTCAAACTGCTATGTTTCCCATTTGGCCGTCCGGTACAGAAACCATCAGACCAGCTGAAACAACAGGTAGCAAACAGCATGATGGAAAACAATGCTTTCCGGCAGTCACTCAAAAAACATGTCTACTATAATATTAATGAAAATGATGTCACTGGCCGTATGGAATCTACTTTCAATCTGCTACTCGAGATTGAAAAACTCTGGGATTGCTTTAAAAAAGCTGAAAATAAAGGACAATTTAAAGGACTCAGTTTTGCTGAGCATGTAGCCGATGCACAGCTACAAGGCTTTATTAATGATCAGGAAGCAGAAAAACTGCTGCACTATAATGCGCGCCGTTATGACAGCATGTTGACCGATGTATTCGATCTACATTTGAATGAGGTATTAGAGCTTGAGAATCCGTATCTCATCAAGGAAGATGCTACAGGTACCGATACTTCAGTGCAAACTGATCCTTCACACTCAGTATCACCTTAA
- a CDS encoding carboxymuconolactone decarboxylase family protein, with the protein MSQQDYENGLKVRTEVMGESFVQRAQENTVPFTQPLQDWINEHAWGSTWQREGILPRKYRSLITIAFLTAQKSPTELKGHVRGALNNGATVEEIQEVLLHSLPYCGAPATQEAFRAALEVIQEYETNQQN; encoded by the coding sequence ATGTCACAACAAGATTATGAAAATGGCTTGAAAGTCCGTACTGAAGTAATGGGGGAAAGCTTTGTGCAGCGTGCTCAGGAAAATACCGTGCCTTTTACCCAGCCATTACAGGACTGGATTAATGAACATGCCTGGGGTTCGACCTGGCAACGTGAAGGTATTTTACCGCGTAAATATCGTTCTTTAATTACCATTGCATTTCTAACCGCGCAAAAAAGTCCCACTGAACTAAAAGGTCATGTGCGAGGTGCCCTAAATAACGGCGCAACGGTTGAGGAAATTCAGGAAGTGTTGTTGCATAGCCTGCCTTACTGCGGTGCACCGGCAACCCAGGAAGCGTTTCGTGCCGCGCTTGAAGTCATTCAGGAATATGAGACGAATCAACAAAATTAA
- the rutB gene encoding pyrimidine utilization protein B: protein MSELVVRAGFTEKLGTGKSLKAEPEPICLAPEQTALIVIDMQNAYTSQGGYLDLAGFDVSKTKPVVENIKKAVDGAHAAGIQVIYFKNGWDAEYKEAGGTDSPNFHKSNALKTMRKRPELQGQLLAKGSWDFELIDELKPLPQDLVIEKPRYSGFFNTALDSMLRVRGIRNLVFVGIATNVCVESTLRDGFFLEYFGVALADACHQAGPVEAHEASLYNIKTFFGWVSDTANFVDTFQKESESLKETELAVSA from the coding sequence ATGAGTGAATTAGTGGTAAGGGCCGGTTTTACTGAAAAACTCGGTACCGGAAAATCGCTTAAAGCTGAGCCTGAACCAATCTGCCTTGCACCTGAACAGACTGCCCTGATTGTGATTGATATGCAAAATGCCTATACCTCGCAGGGCGGCTATCTGGATCTGGCGGGCTTTGATGTCTCAAAGACCAAACCAGTCGTAGAGAACATTAAAAAGGCAGTCGATGGAGCGCATGCGGCCGGTATTCAGGTCATCTATTTTAAAAATGGCTGGGATGCAGAATATAAGGAAGCAGGTGGTACGGATTCTCCGAATTTCCATAAATCCAATGCCTTAAAGACCATGCGTAAACGTCCTGAATTACAGGGTCAATTGTTAGCAAAAGGCAGTTGGGATTTTGAGCTGATTGATGAGTTAAAGCCACTGCCACAAGACCTGGTGATCGAAAAGCCACGTTATAGCGGTTTCTTTAATACCGCGCTGGACAGCATGTTACGTGTGCGTGGTATTCGTAATCTGGTCTTTGTCGGGATTGCCACCAACGTTTGTGTAGAGTCGACACTACGTGACGGCTTCTTTCTGGAGTATTTCGGTGTAGCACTTGCCGATGCCTGTCATCAGGCAGGTCCAGTCGAAGCCCATGAAGCCAGTCTGTATAACATCAAGACCTTCTTTGGCTGGGTGTCAGATACTGCAAATTTTGTCGATACCTTTCAAAAAGAAAGTGAGTCACTAAAAGAAACTGAATTGGCTGTAAGCGCGTAA
- a CDS encoding NAD(P)-dependent oxidoreductase: protein MGWHMASHLPKLGHPVWVWNRTEQKALDHAQSFRTQAVGIEQAVQADFIFSCLPTSQDVEKLIAAHPPKPGAIWIDYTSGVPESAQKLANRLEQQGSYYLDAPVSGQTVGAEKGTLTVMVGGSESAFTQAKPVIAAFAGLIEYVGESGSGFAVKAINNTLMATHLWALAEGLTVLKGQGVDLSSALNCINHSSGKSSMSENIMAQRVLSREFHKTFALDLLQKDIGIALELVQQQQLDLSVMSLVQQQFQQIARPQASQLDFSAAVQGLEQRTQIELRG from the coding sequence ATGGGCTGGCATATGGCCTCCCATTTGCCAAAACTCGGACATCCGGTTTGGGTCTGGAACCGGACTGAACAGAAAGCGCTAGATCATGCTCAATCTTTCAGGACTCAGGCAGTGGGTATTGAACAGGCGGTTCAGGCAGATTTTATTTTTTCTTGCTTGCCGACCAGTCAGGATGTAGAGAAGCTAATTGCTGCACATCCACCTAAACCGGGTGCAATCTGGATTGACTATACCAGCGGTGTACCAGAATCGGCCCAAAAACTGGCAAATCGATTGGAGCAACAGGGAAGCTATTACCTGGATGCTCCGGTATCTGGTCAGACTGTTGGGGCAGAAAAAGGCACTTTAACCGTGATGGTGGGAGGAAGTGAATCTGCCTTTACGCAAGCCAAACCGGTCATTGCTGCTTTTGCTGGGTTGATTGAATATGTGGGAGAAAGTGGTTCCGGTTTTGCAGTGAAAGCCATTAACAATACTTTGATGGCTACGCATTTATGGGCGCTGGCTGAAGGCTTAACTGTACTGAAAGGGCAGGGAGTTGACTTAAGCAGTGCGTTGAACTGTATTAATCATTCCAGTGGTAAAAGTAGCATGTCGGAAAATATCATGGCGCAGCGTGTACTGAGCCGTGAGTTTCATAAAACCTTTGCGCTGGATTTATTGCAGAAAGATATTGGTATTGCTTTAGAACTGGTGCAACAGCAGCAACTGGATTTATCAGTGATGTCTTTGGTTCAGCAGCAGTTTCAGCAGATTGCCAGACCTCAGGCCAGCCAGCTGGATTTTTCCGCTGCGGTACAAGGATTGGAACAACGTACGCAAATTGAATTAAGGGGATAA
- the lipA gene encoding lipoyl synthase: MSENRKPEQGVKLRGAEKVARIPVKVVPTVETPRKPDWIRVKMAAPEEVQRIKTTLRQQKLHTVCEEAACPNLPECFGGGTATFMIMGDICTRRCPFCDVAHGRPNALDADEPRHMAETIANLGLKYAVITSVDRDDLLDGGAQHFVDCIKEARALSPNTLLEILVPDFRGRMDIALRIMTECPPDVFNHNIETVPRLYKAMRPGSDYQHSLNLLKMFKEYCPDVPTKCGLMVGIGETEEEVLALLDDLHAHGVDYVTIGQYLQPSKEHAAIDRFVTPEEFERYTEHGQKLGFRNIWAAPMVRSSYFADRQYYGEPVPAVRRKVDPAKKIAVQAIEA, from the coding sequence ATGTCTGAAAACCGTAAACCTGAACAGGGCGTCAAACTTCGCGGTGCGGAAAAAGTTGCCCGCATTCCTGTAAAAGTTGTTCCTACGGTTGAAACGCCACGCAAGCCGGACTGGATCCGGGTAAAAATGGCGGCACCTGAAGAAGTTCAACGCATTAAAACCACACTACGTCAGCAAAAATTACATACGGTGTGCGAAGAAGCCGCCTGTCCAAACCTGCCTGAATGTTTTGGTGGCGGTACTGCGACCTTTATGATTATGGGTGATATCTGTACCCGTCGCTGTCCATTCTGTGATGTGGCTCATGGCCGTCCAAATGCACTGGATGCAGATGAACCGCGTCATATGGCAGAAACTATTGCCAACCTGGGTTTGAAATATGCGGTAATCACTTCGGTAGACCGTGATGATTTACTGGATGGCGGTGCACAGCATTTTGTCGATTGTATTAAAGAAGCACGTGCTCTAAGCCCAAATACCTTACTCGAAATTCTGGTGCCGGACTTCCGTGGCCGTATGGATATCGCGCTGCGTATCATGACTGAATGTCCGCCAGATGTGTTTAACCACAATATCGAAACTGTACCGCGTTTATATAAAGCCATGCGTCCAGGTTCTGACTATCAGCACTCTTTAAACCTGCTAAAAATGTTTAAAGAATACTGCCCGGACGTACCAACCAAATGTGGTCTCATGGTCGGTATTGGTGAAACTGAAGAAGAAGTGCTTGCTCTGCTTGATGATTTACATGCGCATGGCGTGGATTATGTGACGATTGGTCAGTATTTGCAGCCTTCAAAAGAACATGCAGCGATTGACCGCTTCGTAACACCTGAAGAATTCGAGCGTTATACCGAACATGGCCAAAAACTGGGCTTCCGTAATATCTGGGCAGCACCAATGGTTCGTTCAAGCTACTTTGCCGACCGCCAATACTACGGCGAACCTGTACCAGCAGTGCGTCGTAAAGTGGATCCTGCCAAAAAAATTGCAGTTCAGGCCATTGAAGCTTAA
- the rutF gene encoding NADH-dependent FMN reductase RutF has translation MATNASGDIFTQVDQQIFRQGMSNLGAAVNVITTQGDAGMAGFTASAVCSVTDTPPTLLVCLNRSASVYETFKKNQVLCVNTLASHQQNLSNLFGGKTPMAERFSQGNWKTLVTQSPVLEDALVSFDCEVVQCLSVGSHDVLFCEVKAMCQSQGNALMYFNRSYCEPHKMC, from the coding sequence TTGGCGACTAACGCATCGGGTGACATCTTTACCCAGGTCGATCAGCAGATTTTCCGTCAGGGCATGTCTAATCTAGGTGCTGCAGTGAATGTCATTACCACGCAAGGCGATGCAGGAATGGCTGGATTTACCGCTTCGGCCGTATGTAGCGTGACGGATACACCACCAACGTTACTGGTGTGCCTGAACCGTTCTGCGTCAGTCTATGAAACCTTTAAAAAGAATCAGGTGTTGTGTGTGAATACCCTGGCATCACATCAACAAAATCTTTCCAATCTGTTTGGTGGAAAAACACCAATGGCAGAGCGTTTCAGTCAGGGGAACTGGAAAACTTTGGTGACCCAGTCGCCTGTACTTGAAGATGCCTTAGTCAGTTTTGACTGCGAGGTGGTCCAATGTTTATCCGTAGGCAGTCATGACGTGCTGTTCTGTGAGGTGAAAGCCATGTGCCAGAGTCAAGGCAATGCGCTGATGTACTTCAACCGTTCTTACTGTGAGCCACACAAAATGTGCTAA
- the rutA gene encoding pyrimidine utilization protein A, with protein MKIGVFCPIGNNGWLLSENAPQYMPTFELNKQIVQRAEHYGFDFALSMIKLRGFGGKTEFWEHNLETFTLMAGLAAVTSKIKIFATAATLVMPPAIVARMVSTIDSISNGRFGLNVVTGWQPPEYTQMGMWPGNDYFGKRYEYLSEYVQILRELWATGKSDFKGEHFQMEDCRVSPRPQADMKIICAGQSDAGLEFSAQYADYNFVFGKGLNTPTAYAEINDRLKEKTDVTGRDVQTYVLFMVIAAETDEEAQAKWQHYNDGADMEAINWLMNQGGKDTTSGADTNIRQMASSVSPVNINMGTLVGSYENVARMLDEIGEIKGTEGVLLTFDDFVQGVEDFGQKIQPLMKCRDHIVIEGEAPVLEKSA; from the coding sequence ATGAAAATAGGTGTCTTCTGTCCAATCGGAAATAATGGCTGGTTACTCTCTGAAAATGCACCGCAGTACATGCCGACTTTTGAGTTAAACAAACAAATCGTACAGCGCGCTGAGCACTATGGTTTCGATTTCGCACTTTCTATGATCAAGCTGCGTGGCTTTGGTGGCAAGACTGAATTTTGGGAACATAACCTGGAAACTTTCACCCTAATGGCAGGTCTTGCTGCTGTCACCAGCAAAATTAAAATTTTCGCAACTGCCGCAACTCTGGTGATGCCACCTGCAATTGTCGCGCGCATGGTATCAACTATTGATTCGATTTCAAATGGTCGTTTTGGTCTAAATGTGGTGACCGGCTGGCAACCACCTGAATATACCCAAATGGGTATGTGGCCAGGTAATGACTATTTTGGTAAACGCTATGAATATCTGTCTGAATATGTACAAATTCTGCGTGAACTTTGGGCGACTGGTAAGTCAGACTTTAAGGGCGAACATTTCCAGATGGAAGACTGTCGTGTCAGCCCTCGCCCGCAAGCAGACATGAAAATCATCTGTGCTGGTCAGTCTGATGCCGGTCTGGAGTTTTCTGCGCAATATGCTGACTACAACTTCGTGTTTGGTAAAGGGCTGAATACACCGACCGCTTATGCAGAAATTAATGATCGCCTAAAAGAAAAAACAGATGTGACGGGTCGTGATGTACAGACTTATGTGCTGTTTATGGTCATCGCGGCAGAAACTGATGAAGAAGCTCAAGCCAAATGGCAACACTATAACGATGGCGCAGATATGGAAGCGATTAACTGGTTGATGAATCAGGGCGGGAAAGACACGACTTCCGGTGCAGATACCAATATCCGTCAAATGGCGTCTAGCGTATCTCCAGTGAATATCAATATGGGAACCTTGGTAGGTTCTTATGAAAATGTGGCACGAATGTTGGATGAAATTGGCGAGATCAAGGGCACTGAAGGTGTGTTGCTGACCTTTGATGATTTCGTTCAGGGTGTAGAAGATTTCGGTCAGAAAATCCAGCCATTGATGAAATGCCGTGACCATATTGTGATTGAGGGTGAAGCACCTGTACTGGAGAAAAGCGCATGA
- the sthA gene encoding Si-specific NAD(P)(+) transhydrogenase, giving the protein MPRKKEVVSGTFVKYDAVVLGSGPAGEGAAMKLAKSGKRVAIVEMREQLGGNCTHVGTIPSKALRQTVSSIIRYQRDPLFQKVGDWKQFTMKQVLRHAHKVIQQQVDTHSRFYDRNKIDIYHGRAYIQDQNTIFVFNPDGIKETLMFKQLVIASGSRPYRPDILDFNHPRVFDSDKILDLDYSIQKIIIYGAGVIGCEYASIFIGLGHKVDLINTQHKLLSYLDDEISDALSYHLREQGVLIRHNEQIDFLETFDDHVVMHTQSGKKIKADAILWCNGRSGNTDGLGLENVGLKPNSRGQLTVNDQYQTEVENIYAAGDVIGWPSLASAAYDQGRCAGANMSGEKDVAPVTDIPTGIYTIPEISSIGKTEQQLTEEKIPYEVGQASFRHLARAQITGDTMGELKILFHRETLEVLGVHCFGNNASEIIHIGQAVMNSPNNTIKYFVETTFNYPTMAEAYRVATLNGMNRLF; this is encoded by the coding sequence ATGCCACGTAAAAAAGAGGTCGTTAGTGGGACTTTCGTTAAATATGATGCGGTAGTTCTAGGTTCGGGCCCTGCGGGCGAAGGCGCGGCAATGAAACTTGCCAAATCTGGTAAGCGTGTTGCAATCGTTGAGATGCGTGAACAGCTGGGTGGTAACTGTACCCATGTCGGTACGATTCCAAGTAAAGCATTGCGTCAAACAGTATCCAGTATTATCCGTTATCAACGTGATCCACTGTTTCAAAAAGTTGGGGACTGGAAGCAGTTCACTATGAAGCAAGTGTTGCGTCATGCACATAAAGTTATTCAACAACAAGTAGATACACATTCACGTTTCTACGACCGCAATAAAATTGATATTTATCATGGTCGTGCCTACATTCAGGATCAAAATACCATTTTTGTATTTAACCCAGATGGCATTAAAGAAACGCTGATGTTTAAGCAACTGGTCATTGCCAGCGGCTCGCGTCCATATCGTCCAGACATTCTTGATTTTAATCATCCACGTGTATTTGATTCAGACAAAATTCTGGATCTGGACTATTCCATCCAGAAAATCATTATTTATGGTGCAGGTGTAATCGGTTGTGAATATGCCTCGATCTTTATTGGTTTGGGACATAAAGTTGACCTGATCAACACCCAACACAAACTTTTAAGCTATCTGGATGATGAAATCTCTGATGCGCTGTCTTATCACTTGCGTGAACAGGGTGTGCTGATTCGTCATAATGAACAGATCGACTTTTTAGAAACATTTGACGACCATGTGGTGATGCACACGCAAAGCGGCAAGAAAATTAAAGCCGACGCGATTTTGTGGTGTAATGGCCGTTCAGGCAATACCGATGGTCTAGGTCTTGAAAATGTTGGCCTGAAACCGAACAGCCGTGGTCAATTGACTGTGAATGATCAATATCAGACTGAAGTTGAAAATATCTATGCTGCCGGTGATGTGATCGGCTGGCCTTCGCTAGCCTCTGCTGCCTATGACCAAGGTCGTTGCGCGGGTGCCAACATGAGCGGCGAGAAAGACGTTGCACCGGTGACTGATATTCCAACCGGGATTTATACCATTCCTGAGATTTCTTCGATTGGTAAGACTGAACAGCAGCTGACTGAAGAAAAGATTCCGTATGAAGTCGGTCAGGCATCATTCCGTCATTTGGCACGTGCACAGATTACCGGTGATACCATGGGCGAATTAAAGATTCTGTTCCATCGCGAAACGCTAGAAGTTTTGGGTGTACATTGCTTCGGTAACAATGCCTCTGAAATTATCCATATTGGTCAGGCGGTCATGAACAGCCCGAATAATACGATCAAGTACTTTGTAGAAACCACGTTTAACTATCCGACCATGGCGGAAGCGTATCGTGTAGCGACACTGAATGGTATGAACCGTTTATTCTAA
- the rutC gene encoding pyrimidine utilization protein C, with translation MPKEIIIPAGTSKPLAPYVPATKADNIVYVSGTLAFDENNNVVHVGDAAAQTRHILETIKRVIEEAGGSMDDVTFNHVFVKDWADYAAINAVYAEYFPGDKPARYCVQTGLVKPDALVEIASIAHV, from the coding sequence ATGCCTAAAGAAATCATTATTCCAGCAGGAACATCGAAACCATTAGCACCGTATGTACCGGCAACCAAGGCAGACAATATTGTGTATGTATCCGGTACATTGGCCTTTGATGAAAATAATAATGTGGTGCATGTCGGTGATGCCGCAGCACAGACCCGTCATATTCTGGAAACCATCAAGCGTGTGATTGAAGAAGCAGGCGGCAGTATGGATGACGTGACCTTTAACCATGTCTTTGTCAAAGACTGGGCAGATTATGCTGCGATTAATGCAGTTTATGCAGAATATTTCCCGGGAGATAAACCGGCACGTTATTGCGTACAGACAGGTTTGGTCAAACCTGATGCGCTGGTCGAAATTGCTTCGATTGCCCATGTATAA
- the rutG gene encoding pyrimidine utilization transport protein G, which translates to MQEKETWFPKFKPYQGNLDTTPVQTDEYLPAGKSIILGLQHVFAMFGATVLAPLLMGFDPNLTIFITGIGTILFFLITGGRLPSYLGSSFAFIGAVVAVTGYSGVGANPNIGLALGGTIACGIVYALIGLLVMKTGTNWIEKLMPPVVTGVIVMIIGLNLAPVAIKSVSANQFDSWMALITIICISVIAVFTRGMVRRLLLLLGLLSSYLIYFLFTNVMGFGSAIDFTKVSEAAWFGLPNFQSPVFEMNAMLMIAPVAIILVAENLGHFKAVSAMTGKNLSPYMGRGFFADGVCTSLSASVGGTGMTTYAENIGVMAVTKVYATTVFIFAGIFAILLGLSPKFGAVISTIPVALLGGASIVVFGLITVAGAKIWVDNHVDFTKNSTLIIGAVCLIMGTGNYSLQIGGFDLGGIGTATLAAILLNLFLNRGEDKELPEPASTATEVEVKPVA; encoded by the coding sequence ATGCAAGAAAAAGAAACGTGGTTTCCAAAATTTAAGCCTTACCAAGGCAATCTCGATACCACACCCGTGCAAACAGATGAATATCTGCCTGCTGGAAAAAGTATTATTCTCGGGTTGCAGCATGTGTTTGCCATGTTTGGCGCAACCGTGCTGGCACCCTTATTAATGGGGTTTGATCCCAATCTCACGATTTTCATTACCGGGATTGGGACCATTTTATTTTTCCTGATCACGGGCGGTCGATTGCCTAGTTATCTGGGATCCAGCTTTGCCTTTATTGGTGCGGTCGTCGCAGTTACAGGTTATTCCGGAGTTGGTGCGAATCCTAATATCGGACTGGCGCTTGGCGGTACCATTGCTTGCGGTATTGTCTATGCCTTGATTGGTCTGCTGGTCATGAAAACCGGTACCAACTGGATTGAAAAACTGATGCCGCCAGTAGTGACAGGCGTGATTGTGATGATCATTGGTTTGAACCTGGCGCCAGTCGCAATTAAGAGTGTTTCAGCGAACCAGTTTGATTCGTGGATGGCATTAATCACCATTATCTGTATCAGTGTGATTGCTGTGTTTACCCGAGGAATGGTACGCCGTCTGTTGCTGTTATTGGGCTTGTTATCTTCCTATCTGATTTACTTCCTTTTCACAAACGTCATGGGCTTCGGATCTGCGATTGATTTTACCAAAGTCAGTGAAGCAGCATGGTTTGGTTTGCCGAATTTCCAGAGTCCGGTCTTTGAAATGAATGCCATGCTGATGATTGCACCAGTGGCCATTATTCTGGTTGCAGAAAATCTTGGGCACTTTAAAGCAGTATCCGCAATGACTGGTAAAAATCTGTCGCCGTATATGGGACGCGGTTTCTTTGCAGATGGGGTTTGTACTTCATTATCCGCTTCTGTCGGCGGTACCGGGATGACCACTTATGCTGAAAATATCGGTGTGATGGCAGTGACCAAAGTGTACGCCACCACCGTGTTTATTTTTGCCGGGATCTTCGCTATTTTGCTGGGACTTTCACCTAAATTTGGTGCGGTGATCAGTACCATTCCAGTAGCTTTATTGGGTGGCGCATCGATTGTGGTCTTCGGGTTGATTACTGTGGCGGGTGCCAAAATCTGGGTGGATAACCATGTTGATTTTACCAAGAACAGTACCCTGATTATTGGTGCGGTGTGTCTGATTATGGGGACAGGTAATTATAGCTTGCAGATTGGTGGTTTCGATTTGGGTGGTATCGGTACTGCGACTTTGGCTGCGATTTTGTTGAACCTGTTCCTAAATCGTGGTGAAGATAAAGAATTGCCTGAACCTGCATCGACCGCAACAGAAGTTGAGGTTAAGCCAGTCGCTTAA